From a single Acidobacteriota bacterium genomic region:
- a CDS encoding tetratricopeptide repeat protein, with protein MFAFPAVAQEDEDPTADAIGLFEEGQDLHEKGDLRGAIELYSKALLLIPEFPEAELQKGNAHLSLKQIPEAEAAFRRAVELREDWSLALATLGSLLVQNGEFAEAEPLLTKAIKLDEQNYPAYSAMAELRLRTNADQSSLRELLLSLTNLTTGKANPPASTWAARAAIENRLGDIPSARTSVERALAIEPKSVSALGEAAAIALGENDPTRADDFTRRLEAAGGDADAVKLLRARALLLRDDIAGAESLLMTVSAKNAEATNLLERLRASAAADPAELEKELAAKPNDPAILGRLCTLYRRSDPPKALEFCQAAYNAEPKNIGHAVGFAAALVQGKNFAAAAELLQKLATAEPENATIRANLATALFQLRRYPEAKAEFRWLLDKQPELTAAYYFLGVAHDNLGEYLDAMANYQQFLRRANAAEFKDEIDRINLRLPALDRQIKTGRGKKTN; from the coding sequence TTGTTCGCTTTTCCCGCAGTTGCTCAGGAAGACGAAGACCCGACAGCAGATGCCATCGGCCTGTTTGAGGAAGGCCAGGATCTTCACGAAAAAGGCGATCTTCGCGGGGCCATCGAGCTTTACTCGAAGGCCCTATTGCTGATCCCGGAATTCCCGGAAGCCGAGCTCCAGAAAGGAAACGCCCACCTTTCCCTAAAGCAAATTCCCGAGGCCGAAGCGGCATTTCGGCGAGCGGTCGAACTCCGCGAAGATTGGTCGCTTGCCCTCGCCACTCTCGGGTCCCTTCTCGTACAAAACGGCGAGTTTGCCGAGGCCGAGCCTTTGCTGACAAAGGCGATAAAACTTGATGAGCAAAACTACCCCGCGTATTCGGCGATGGCTGAACTCCGGCTCCGGACAAATGCAGATCAGTCCTCGCTTCGTGAACTGCTTTTATCTTTAACAAATTTGACGACCGGTAAAGCAAATCCGCCAGCCTCTACTTGGGCGGCGCGGGCGGCGATCGAGAACCGGCTCGGCGATATTCCCTCGGCACGGACAAGTGTCGAACGAGCCCTTGCCATCGAACCCAAAAGTGTTTCAGCACTTGGCGAAGCGGCCGCGATCGCTCTTGGCGAAAATGATCCGACGCGCGCCGACGATTTTACTCGCCGACTCGAAGCCGCAGGCGGTGATGCCGATGCCGTAAAACTTTTGCGGGCCCGTGCCCTTCTGCTTCGCGATGATATCGCCGGTGCGGAGTCATTATTAATGACAGTCTCCGCTAAGAACGCCGAAGCCACGAATCTGCTCGAACGCCTTCGTGCATCCGCCGCGGCCGATCCGGCCGAACTTGAGAAAGAGCTCGCGGCTAAGCCGAACGATCCGGCGATCCTCGGAAGGCTATGTACGCTCTATCGGCGAAGCGATCCGCCGAAGGCTCTCGAATTTTGCCAGGCAGCATATAATGCCGAGCCCAAAAACATTGGCCACGCGGTCGGCTTTGCCGCGGCCCTTGTCCAGGGAAAAAACTTCGCCGCCGCTGCCGAGCTCTTGCAAAAGTTGGCAACAGCCGAGCCGGAGAACGCGACGATCAGGGCAAATCTCGCGACCGCACTATTTCAGCTTCGCCGTTACCCGGAAGCGAAGGCCGAGTTCCGTTGGCTTTTGGATAAACAGCCGGAGCTGACCGCGGCTTATTATTTCCTTGGCGTCGCCCACGACAACCTCGGGGAATATTTGGACGCGATGGCGAATTATCAACAGTTCCTGCGGCGAGCAAATGCCGCCGAATTCAAAGACGAGATCGACCGCATCAATCTGCGGCTGCCGGCACTTGATCGACAAATAAAGACGGGAAGGGGAAAGAAGACGAACTAA